Part of the Cellulomonas taurus genome, CAACTTCCTGCCGATCGTCGCGCAGACCCGGGCGCTGCCCGAGCTGTTGGCCGACACCCGGACCCGGCTCGCCGCGGCGTGGCCAGGGGAGGACGACTGATGGATCGCCTGCGGGGCTTCGCCACCTGGTTCTTCACCCCGGTGGCCGACCGGCTGCTGCGCTGGAGGGTGTCGCCGGACGCCGTCACCATCACCGGCACCGTGATCGTGGTGCTGGCCGCGATGACGCTGCTGCCCACCGGGCACCTGCTCGCGGGGAGCCTGATCATCACGGTCTTCGTGCTCACCGACTCCCTGGACGGAGTGATGGCGCGCCGGGCCGGTCGCTCGGGAGCCTGGGGTGCGTTCCTGGACTCGACGCTGGACCGGTTCGCCGACGCGGCGATCTTCACCGGGCTCACCCTGTGGTTCGTGGGCCGGGACGACGCGGTGGGCGACTGGGGGCTGGGCCTC contains:
- the pgsA gene encoding phosphatidylinositol phosphate synthase; the encoded protein is MMDRLRGFATWFFTPVADRLLRWRVSPDAVTITGTVIVVLAAMTLLPTGHLLAGSLIITVFVLTDSLDGVMARRAGRSGAWGAFLDSTLDRFADAAIFTGLTLWFVGRDDAVGDWGLGLALACLVLGSIVPYARARAEGLGMTAKVGIAERADRLVAVLVAIFLVGVGLPAVVLVVVLGLLAVASLITVVQRMATVRRQAVQQ